In one window of Cydia fagiglandana chromosome 1, ilCydFagi1.1, whole genome shotgun sequence DNA:
- the LOC134680302 gene encoding syntaxin-5: protein MLPRRRNVGGVSVTTSDETPLLENELNSYSKFDKKGSKYLQTEKQGSFPFIASKQGSGFEEPDFVFDFLEEPIFEPVMAARDRTNEFASTVRSLQGRTLARPVVRDERKAAVLETYSQFMAMAKVISKNITGTYAKLEKLALLAKKKSLFDDRATEIQELTYMIKGDLSALNQQIARLGEMPRGRRSMHNHSSSVVLALQSRLASMSNQFKQVLEVRSENLKHQNNRREQFSRVGPVVKEVPSFLQQQDEVSIDLGETSGLQMQTQQLAIRDDTDTYVQQRAETMHNIESTIVELGGIFQQLAHMVKEQDEAIGRIDANIQEAEMNVEAGHREIMKYFQNITGNRALMFKIFGVLIFFFIFFVVVMA from the exons ATGCTTCCTCGGCGTCGTAATGTAGGAGGAGTGTCAGTGACTACCTCCGATGAGACACCACTACTGGAGAATGAATTAAATTCTTACAGTAAATTTGATAAGAAGGGATCTAAATATCTGCAGACAGAGAAACAGGGATCCTTTCCGTTCATTGCTTCCAAACAAGGAAGTGGATTTGAAGAACCAGACTTTGTTTTCGACTTTCTCGAAGAGCCCATATTTGAACCAGTCATGGCTGCAAGAGACAGGACCAACGAGTTCGCCTCAACCGTGCGGAGTCTCCAAGGCCGAACTCTAGCCAGACCCGTCGTTCGTGATGAACGCAAAGCTGCAGTACTAGAGACCTATTCACAATTCATGGCTATGGCAAAAGTCATTAGTAAAAACATTACAGGAACATATGCTAAACTGGAAAAATTAGCTTTGT TGGCCAAGAAAAAGTCCTTGTTTGATGATCGTGCTACAGAAATTCAGGAGTTGACATATATGATCAAGGGAGACTTGAGCGCACTTAATCAGCAGATAGCCCGGCTTGGTGAAATGCCTCGTGGCCGCCGCAGTATGCACAACCATTCTTCCAGTGTGGTACTAGCTCTGCAATCACGACTAGCTTCCATGAGCAACCAATTTAAGCAG GTTCTTGAAGTGAGGTCAGAAAATTTAAAACACCAAAACAATAGAAGAGAACAGTTTTCAAGGGTGGGCCCTGTTGTCAAAGAAGTCCCGTCTTTTCTACAGCAACAGGATGAGGTCAGCATAGACCTGGGAGAAACTTCAGGTCTCCAAATGCAGACCCAGCAGTTAGCAATAAGAGATGACACTGATACCTATGTGCAGCAAAGAGCAGAGACTATGCATAATATCGAAAGTACAATAGTTGAACTGGGGGGCATATTCCAACAACTAGCTCACATGGTAAAGGAGCAAGATGAGGCCATTGGGAGAATTGATGCCAACATACAAGAAGCCGAGATGAATGTAGAAGCAGGTCACAGAGAAATAATGAAATATTTCCAAAATATAACTGGCAACAGAGcattaatgtttaaaatatttggAGTTCTCATATTCttctttattttctttgttGTTGTTATGGCTTAA
- the LOC134680313 gene encoding barrier-to-autointegration factor, producing MSSTSQKHRNFVAEPMGEKPVTDLAGVGEVLGRRLETAGFDKAYVVLGQFLVLKKDKELFQEWMKETCSANSKQSADCYQCLQEWCDEFL from the exons ATGTCTAGTACATCACAAAAGCATCGAAACTTTGTGGCTGAGCCCATGGGGGAGAAGCCAGTTACAGATCTAGCCGGCGTGGGGGAAGTCTTAGGGCGGAGGCTCGAAACAGCAGGTTTTGACAAG GCCTATGTTGTACTTGGCCAGTTTTTGGTGCTGAAGAAGGATAAAGAGCTGTTTCAAGAGTGGATGAAAGAGACCTGCAGCGCTAACTCAAAGCAATCTGCAGATTGTTACCAGTGCTTACAAGAGTGGTGTGATGAATTTTTGTAA
- the LOC134680319 gene encoding pre-mRNA-processing factor 40 homolog B: MDASSTGTSSPGLMAAPPLLPPPMLGGLAPPMPPQVAMPPVPGITPTMAAMPPPMGFPPMIPPFSMPPPGFPPFKPDLTAPAPEIAPISNHTSPWSEHKAPDGRTYYYNSVSKQSLWEKPDDLKTPAEKLLSACVWKEYTTDAGRLYYHNIETKESSWVVPAELQEIKDKIAAEEAAQAALNGDLPPGEVPLPGSPAVPSTGSSALDEAMAKTLAAIDPSIVGSIPIPDDIEPEDVASPAQAPGEASDAVAEPQYKDKKEAIEAFKELLKDKNISSNATWEQCVKIISKDPRYAIFKKLNEKKQAFNAYKTQKIKDEREELRLKTKKNRENLEEFLLSCDRVTSMTKYYKCDDMFSNLEIWRCVPESDRRDIFEDCIFTIAKREKEEAKALKKRNMKMLAQVLENMSEITYSSTWSEAQVLLLENSAFKNDVSLLGMDKEDALIVFEQHIKNMEAEYLQEKEQLKKRNKRQQRKNRDNFLALLDSLHEEGKLTSMSLWVELYPVISADMRFSAMLGQTGSTPLDLFKFYVENLKARFHDEKKVIKEILKEKQFEVKPDTSFEEFATVVCEDSKSAALDAGNVKLTYNSLLEKAEARNKEKIKEESKAQKKVESAFKWALSEANVDHQLPWSEVKEKLDLEAPEFAAVPSEEDRLRIYKDFQHEQEESCMHYHHPKPRKAKRSKKKKRSRSQSLSPSKSRSGTPAPAPRSASPGAASAASWSSEERKHKKSKKKHKKPRDEPTPRSASPEEGGISDSSPPPQKKKKSKRSAPASPVADSDHAYKPKKKKEKRDKKDKERGAASATTTAWSDAELESRRAALLAQLHEHEAD; the protein is encoded by the exons ATG GACGCGTCAAGCACTGGCACTAGCTCGCCAGGTTTGATGGCAGCGCCGCCGCTGTTGCCCCCGCCGATGTTAGGCGGGCTAGCACCCCCGATGCCGCCGCAAGTGGCGATGCCCCCGGTACCCGGGATTACTCCAACGATGGCTGCGATGCCTCCACCTATGGGCTTTCCACCTATGATACCTCCGTTCTCGATGCCTCCACCGGGGTTTCCACCATTTAAACCC gatCTAACTGCTCCAGCACCAGAAATTGCTCCTATATCAAACCACACCAGTCCCTGGTCAGAGCACAAGGCTCCTGACGGCAGAACATATTACTACAACTCTGTGTCTAAGCAGAGTCTCTGGGAAAAGCCAGATGATCTGAAAACTCCTGCTGAG AAACTGCTTTCTGCCTGTGTGTGGAAAGAGTATACAACAGATGCTGGCCGGCTGTACTACCACAACATTGAGACCAAAGAATCCAGTTGGGTGGTGCCTGCGGAGCTGCAGGAGATCAAAGATAAGATAGCTGCAGAGGAAGCTGCACA AGCAGCATTAAACGGAGACCTGCCTCCCGGAGAGGTGCCTCTGCCAGGGTCTCCAGCGGTGCCCAGCACTGGCAGCTCAGCCCTTGATGAAGCCATGGCCAAGACCCTTGCTGCTATAGATCCCTCTATTGTCGGCTCTATACCTATACCAGATGACA ttgAGCCAGAAGACGTTGCATCACCAGCTCAGGCTCCCGGGGAAGCAAGCGACGCCGTCGCTGAACCACAGTACAAGGACAAGAAAGAAGCTATTGAAGCTTTCAAAGAACTGCTCAAAGATAAA AATATATCATCAAACGCTACATGGGAACAATGTGTGAAAATTATATCAAAAGACCCGCGGTATGCCATATTTAAAAAACTCAATGAGAAAAAACAAGCTTTTAATGCATACAAAACACAGAAGATTAAAGATGAGAGAGAAGAATTAAG GTTAAAAACAAAGAAGAATCGTGAAAATCTTGAAGAATTCTTGCTGAGTTGCGACCGTGTCACGTCCATGACAAAGTATTACAAATGCGATGACATGTTTAGCAACCTAGAG atatggcgatGTGTACCAGAGTCGGACCGTAGGGACATTTTTGAAGACTGCATATTTACGATAGCAAAACGCGAAAAAGAGGAAGCAAAGGCATTGAAGAAACGAAATATGAAAATGTTAGCACAG GTATTGGAGAACATGAGCGAGATCACATACAGCAGCACGTGGAGCGAGGCGCAGGTGCTCCTGTTGGAGAACTCCGCCTTCAAGAACGACGTCAGTCTGCTCGGCATGGACAAGGAGGACGCGCTCATAG TTTTTGAACAGCACATAAAGAACATGGAAGCCGAATATTTACAAGAAAAAGAACAGCTCAAAAAGAGAAACAAAAGGCAGCAGAGGAAAAACAGGGATAACTTTTTG GCGTTGCTGGACAGTCTACATGAGGAGGGCAAATTGACGTCGATGTCGCTGTGGGTAGAGCTGTACCCCGTCATCTCGGCCGACATGCGCTTCTCTGCTATGCTAG GTCAAACAGGTTCAACCCCACTAGACCTATTCAAGTTCTACGTCGAGAACTTAAAGGCGCGCTTCCACGACGAGAAGAAGGTCATCAAGGAGATCCTCAAGGAGAAGCAGTTCGAAGTGAAACCGGACACCAGCTTCGAGGAGTTCGCCACCGTGGTGTGCGAGGACAGCAAGTCGGCCGCCTTGGACGCCGGCAACGTCAAGCTCACGTATAACTCGTTGCTAGAGAAG GCTGAAGCAAGAAACAAAGAGAAAATTAAAGAGGAATCCAAGGCCCAGAAGAAGGTAGAAAGCGCATTCAAATGGGCACTGAGCGAAGCGAACGTGGACCACCAGCTGCCGTGGAGCGAAGTCAAGGAAAAGCTGGACTTGGAGGCGCCGGAGTTCGCCGCCGTGCCAAGTGAAGAGGACCGCCTTAGGATATACAAG GACTTCCAACACGAGCAGGAGGAGAGCTGCATGCACTACCACCACCCGAAGCCGCGGAAGGCTAAGCGCTCCAAGAAAAAGAAGCGTTCACGCTCCCAATCTCTG TCGCCGTCCAAGTCGCGGTCGGGcacgccggcgccggcgccgcgctcGGCGTCGCCGGGCGCCGCCAGCGCCGCCTCGTGGAGCTCGGAGGAGCGCAAACACAAGAAGTCCAAGAAGAAGCACAAGAAACCGCGCGACGAGCCCACACCC CGTTCGGCGTCACCAGAAGAAGGCGGTATCTCGGACTCTTCGCCGCCGCCtcaaaagaagaagaagagcaaACGCAGCGCGCCCGCCTCCCCCGTCGCCGACTCCGACCACGCCTACAAGCCCAAGAAGAAGAAAGAGAAACGCGATAAGAAGGACAAGGAGAG AGGGGCGGCGTCGGCGACGACGACGGCGTGGAGCGACGCGGAGCTGGAGTCGCGGCGCGCGGCGCTGCTGGCGCAGCTGCACGAGCACGAGGCGGACTGA
- the LOC134680328 gene encoding WASH complex subunit 4: protein MRTDVEKEAGSALLKKYGQFFKQQYQDCILMCNNEYWEENKTFLPVQVVMESSELVPITELVSSDNTLMTKVLSVLSSLCIEVMTLKREAYERHFIFLAAYDEYTKSDISSQMEAICQLSAFTSRCEDTLKNLCTQTFALFAENIINLSKIQLHYIINHIGEMFTTVVLLELLISSSSLSRNWHNYCKRLKSLKQTVDLADDKFLAVLGAIDNITAKIMNDDIVHNSLNSLLGLRKTLIDRNCSMIADQFSHYLRHAIASLDKLVQDKPNVSSMNKCIKINALFVLNSHLFGNNDKKNFKALMELNTKAHSIPIVGTTVWFPEQFLQRYLSSLCASHGKLSQTMLKARQAYMSSKKSSLARDVTTLQTVCTQWVLSMEDIYSSSHRELGAAEMNIHSKTLLDGLDLASNINYSILTLINLHLCLGVPLSKSVLKSLFEVTEVLKSIKNAVSRNHDQILNSVNMVIQHLTFQATCSVLEVKKTLMGDKNYANKRLDDLTCIVIAERALKGTVTLERNIAANIALSFIPESIYLEDSYEKIGLLLEKIQSLANFMKVMEDLCNCSWVVWHQNVIPIYFEQNFTTQLNVLKLKYFLMVLEDCVVFLHKTDKQFGEDKGNEFLDNIKVLITENVLRTTNQNIETNLRLHIHSHLQLDVINPFTTDMTKKLLLVIDRFRVQCVYMAVIPSLEHYLSTMYYNLTTVVLSDWKTYGEMRQMAKFKFNLTTVQDNLPTQTLEQGLDVLEIMRNIHIFVSKYLYNLNNQIFIEKSSNNKHLNSINIKHIANSIRTHGTGIMNTTVNFTYQFLKKKFFTFSQFMYDEHIKSRLIKDLRNFKEIADTNGNMYPYKSAEKFNKGIKVLGLAEDGQSYLDLFRDLISQIGNAMGYVRMIRSGGRHCCADATAFLPSLEPTKSFKDLAEESGVDAKVIQAAEVLESNINCLISNFIQGTEYFKLLLDVFAPVFRNPKNVHLKNFYIIVPPLTLNFVEHMILSKDKISKRNKVGAAFTDDGFAMGIAYILKLLDQDPSFEALHWFDSVWKHIRDERKILEEQKAKGSVQLQQALALTEKKIKTLEEEYKLLYYSLTSARIFFR, encoded by the exons ATGCGTACCGACGTCGAGAAAGAAGCAGGCTCGGCGCTCCTGAAAAAATATGGCCAGTTCTTCAAGCAGCAATATCAAGATTGTATATTGATGTGTAACAATGAATACTGGGaagaaaataaaacatttttaccCGTGCAAGTGGTTATGGAGTCGTCTGAACTCGTTCCTATTACAGAATTGGTTTCATCGGATAACACTTTAATGACGAAAGTGCTCAGTGTCCTTTCTTCACTTTGTATTGAAGTGATGACCTTAAAACGGGAGGCATATGAAAG gCATTTTATATTCCTGGCTGCTTATGATGAATACACCAAAAGTGACATAAGTTCACAAATGGAAGCAATATGCCAGCTGAGTGCCTTCACAAGCCGCTGCGAAGACACATTGAAGAACCTTTGCACACAGACTTTTGCTTTATTTGCTGAGAACATAATCAATCTGT CAAAGATCCAGCTCCACTACATAATCAATCACATAGGAGAGATGTTCACTACTGTTGTTCTTTTGGAGCTCTTAATCTCCAGTTCATCTCTGAGCAGGAACTGGCACAACTATTGCAAACGGCTAAAATCCTTGAAGCAAACTGTGGACTTGGCTGATGATAAGTTCCTTGCAGTATTGGGAGCTATTGATAACATAACtgctaaaattatgaatgatgaTATTGTGCACAACTCCCTTAACAGCCTGCTTGGTCTAAGGAAGACCTTGATAGACAGGAATTGCTCAATGATTGCCGACCAATTCAGTCATTATCTGAGACATGCCATAGCCAGCCTTGACAAGCTAGTGCAGGACAAGCCTAATGTAAGCAGTATGAACAAGTGTATTAAAATTAATGCACTTTTTGTATTGAATTCACACTTGTTTGGAAATAATGACAAGAAGAATTTCAAGGCTCTCATGGAACTCAACACTAAG GCACATAGCATACCGATTGTTGGAACTACAGTTTGGTTCCCGGAACAATTTCTCCAAAGATATTTATCATCACTTTGTGCAAGCCATGGAAAGTTGTCCCAGACAATGCTTAAAGCCCGGCAGGCATATATGAGTAGCAAAAAGTCATCCCTCGCTCGAGATGTTACTACTTTACAGACAGTGTGCACACAGTGGGTACTCAGCATGGAGGATATATATTCTTCTAGTCATCGAGAGTTAGGAGCGGCAGAAATGAATATACACTCCAAGACCCTATTAGACGGACTTGATTTGGCTTCCAATATCAACTATTCAATCTTAACATTAATCAACCTGCACCTATGTTTAGGAGTACCTCTATCAAAAAGCGTACTGAAGTCATTGTTTGAGGTAACAGAGGTACTAAAGAGTATAAAAAATGCAGTTAGCCGAAATCACGATCAGATATTGAACTCTGTAAACATGGTTATTCAACACCTGACATTTCAAGCGACATGTTCCGTTCTAGAAGTGAAAAAGACATTGATGGGTGACAAAAACTATGCAAATAAGAGGCTAGATGACTTAACATGCATTGTTATTGCAGAAAGAGCCCTCAAGGGGACAGTCACATTGGAACGTAACATTGCTGCCAACATAGCTCTAAGTTTTATTCCAGAAAGCATTTATCTTGAAGATAGCTACGAAAAAATTGGGTTACTTCTTGAGAAAATACAATCACTGGCGAACTTTATGAAAGTTATGGAGGACTTATGTAATTGCTCGTGGGTAGTTTGGCACCAAAATgtcatacctatttattttgaacagaATTTCACCACCCAATTGAATGTCTTGAAATTGAAATACTTTTTAATGGTATTGGAGGACTGTGTGGTGTTTTTACATAAGACTGATAAACAGTTTGGAGAAGACAAAGGCAATGAGTTTCTTGACAATATCAAGGTGCTAATAACAGAAAATGTTCTGAGAACTACGAACCAAAACATAGAAACTAACTTACGACTACACATTCACTCCCATTTGCAACTTGATGTTATCAATCCatttacgacagatatgacaaAGAAGTTGCTGCTAGTTATTGATAGATTTAGAGTCCAGTGTGTCTACATGGCAGTCATACCATCGCTAGAACATTACTTGTCCACAATGTATTACAATTTGACTACTGTTGTTTTATCAGACTGGAAAACCTATGGGGAAATGAGGCAAATGgctaaattcaaatttaatctaACCACAGTTCAAGACAATCTGCCCACGCAAACGTTAGAGCAAGGCTTAGATGTTCTAGAAATCATGCGCAATATACACATATTTGTGTCCAAATACCTTTACAATCTCAACAACCAGATATTTATTGAAAAGAGCAGTAATAACAAACACTtgaattcaataaatatcaaacacATAGCAAACTCCATAAGGACCCATGGCACCGGTATAATGAACACCACAGTAAATTTTACATACCAATTTTTAAAAAAGAAATTCTTCACATTCTCTCAATTTATGTACGACGAGCACATAAAGTCACGACTCATTAAGGATTTGAGAAACTTTAAGGAAATTGCAGATACTAATGGAAACATGTATCCATACAAGAGCGCAGAAAAGTTCAACAAGGGTATAAAAGTGTTGGGACTCGCAGAAGATGGCCAGAGTTACTTGGACCTGTTCAGAGACCTGATCAGTCAGATAGGCAACGCTATGGGTTACGTTAGAATGATTCGGTCCGGTGGAAGACATTGCTGTGCTGATGCCACTGCGTTCTTACCTTCCCTAGAGCCTACAAAGTCATTTAAAGACTTAGCAGAAGAGAGTGGTGTAGATGCTAAAGTAATTCAGGCAGCTGAAGTTTTGGAGAGCAATATCAATTGCTTGATAAGTAATTTCATTCAAGGAACAGAATACTTTAAATTGCTTTTGGATGTATTTGCACCAGTTTTCAGAAACCCCAAAAATGTTCATCTAAAGAATTTCTACATCATTGTGCCCCCACTGACTCTGAATTTTGTAGAACACATGATTTTGTCAAAGGACAAGATTTCAAAGAGGAATAAGGTCGGAGCCGCATTTACAGATGACGGATTTGCTATGGGTATAGCATACATACTCAAATTACTTGATCAG GACCCAAGTTTTGAGGCACTCCACTGGTTTGATTCTGTATGGAAACATATCAGAGACGAAAGGAAAATCCTCGAGGAACAAAAAGCTAAGGGGTCAGTACAACTGCAGCAAGCACTGGCTCTCACTGAGAAAAAGATCAAGACCTTGGAGGAGGAATATAAACTCCTCTATTATAGTCTGACTAGTGCTAGAATATTTTTCAGGTAG
- the LOC134680337 gene encoding TATA-box-binding protein, whose protein sequence is MDQMLSSPYNIPGIGTPLHQPEEDQQILPNALQQQQQQQQQQPQPQMQSLATMSSPLVGFGGLIGTPQRSMHTYAPTASYATPQQMMQPQTPQNMMSPMITSGNLASQQMMSQASPAPMTPMTPHSADPGILPQLQNIVSTVNLNCKLDLKKIALHARNAEYNPKRFAAVIMRIREPRTTALIFSSGKMVCTGAKSEEDSRLAARKYARIIQKLGFTAKFLDFKIQNMVGSCDVKFPIRLEGLVLTHGQFSSYEPELFPGLIYRMVKPRIVLLIFVSGKVVLTGAKVRQEIYEAFDNIYPILKSFKKQ, encoded by the exons ATGGATCAGATGCTATCAAGTCCTTATAACATACCGGGGATTGGTACCCCTTTGCACCAACCCGAGGAAGACCAGCAGATTCTGCCGAACGCGCTGCAACAGCAACAGCAACAACAGCAGCAGCAACCGCAGCCGCAGATGCAGTCACTTGCGACGATGAGCTCTCCGCTCGTGGGCTTCGGGGGACTCATTGGCACCCCACAGCGCTCTATGCACACATACGCTCCCACCGCCAGTTATGCCACTCCACAGCAGATGATGCAGCCACAGACCCCg CAAAACATGATGTCACCGATGATCACAAGTGGGAACTTAGCCAGTCAACAGATGATGTCACAAGCCAGTCCCGCCCCAATGACTCCGATGACACCACACTCCGCCGACCCCGGGATTCTGCCACAACTGCA GAACATAGTATCAACGGTAAATCTGAATTGCAAGTTGGACTTAAAGAAGATCGCGCTTCACGCCCGCAACGCCGAATACAACCCGAAGCGGTTCGCGGCCGTGATCATGCGTATCCGTGAGCCCCGGACCACGGCGCTCATCTTCTCCTCCGGAAAGATGGTCTGCACGGGCGCCAAGAGTGAGGAGGACTCCCGGCTGGCGGCGAGGAAATATGCTCGGATTATACAGAAGCTTGGGTTTACT GCAAAGTTCCTTGACTTCAAAATACAGAACATGGTGGGAAGCTGCGACGTCAAGTTCCCCATTCGCCTTGAAGGCCTAGTGCTTACTCACGGCCAGTTCAGCTCTTACGAGCCTGAACTTTTCCCCGGACTGATCTACCGTATGGTGAAACCTAGAATAGTCTTATTAATATTTGTCTCCGGCAAAGTAGTATTAACAGGTGCCAAAGTACGACAAGAGATTTATGAAGCTTTTGATAATATTTATCCAATTTTGAAAAGTTTCAAAAAACAGTAG